One genomic segment of Osmia bicornis bicornis chromosome 16, iOsmBic2.1, whole genome shotgun sequence includes these proteins:
- the LOC114877999 gene encoding ATP-binding cassette sub-family F member 3 isoform X1, which yields MAVCGEYIRSQFPTIDDDLYQYVEGILDSSKDDFEDGDEVYEAIGEVLHEVEEKPENEVRQICVKLLEMLKGNSHDENEERKKNGVNKVLNAPIHLGSMAATLEAQVEQIKSIWVTTRDDAMKVDAKKLEKAEAKLQQKQEKRNNNESTGRVNTVSCGIESASASQMTSKKDSRMENKGGVNKTQDIRIENFDVAYGDRILLQGADLTLAFGRRYGLIGRNGLGKTTLLRMISSKQLRIPSHVRVLHVEQEVAGDETSALESVLECDQERSMLLSKEAELQAAIEKDVKARDTLGEELARVYEAMQLAEVDKAPARASTILTGLGFTVERQSWPTKAFSGGWRMRLALARALFSRPDLLLLDEPTNMLDIKAILWLEKYLQSWPTTLLVVSHDRNFLDTVPTDILYLKGQKIEAYRGNYEQFSKTKGERERNQQREYEAQQAKRAHVQEFIDRFRYNANRASSVQSKIKMLNKLEELKPMEKEGEVTLRFPDVEPLSPPILQLNEVSFSYTGGSDESYILRGVNLTAGLQSRICIVGENGAGKTTLLKIITGALSPTRGTVHVHRNLKFGYFSQHHVDQLDMQSCPVELLQKHFPGKPVEEYRRMLGSFGVSGKLALQSISSLSGGQKSRVAFALMSAATPNFLVLDEPTNHLDIESIEALGKALNTCQAGVILVSHDERLIRMVCTELWVCTQGSVRCIEGGFDEYRRIIEKELEV from the exons ATGGCGGTTTGTGGAGAATACATTCGTAGCCAATTTCCTACGATAGATGATGATTTGTATCAATACGTGGAAG GTATTTTGGATAGTTCGAAAGATGATTTCGAAGATGGCGACGAGGTTTACGAAGCGATAGGAGAGGTACTGCACGAGGTCGAGGAAAAACCAGAGAATGAGGTTAG GCAAATATGCGTgaaattattggaaatgcTGAAAGGCAATTCGCACGACGAAaacgaggaaaggaaaaagaatggTGTGAATAAAGTATTAAACGCGCCTATTCATTTAGGATCAATGGCTGCCACTTTAGAAGCTCAAGTAGAACAGATAAAAAGTATATGGGTTACTACTAGAGACGATGCCatg aAAGTAGACGCTAAGAAATTGGAGAAGGCGGAGGCAAAGTTACAGCAGAAACAAGAGAAACGAAATAACAATGAATCAACTGGACGCGTTAATACAGTTAGCTGTGGCATAGAATCAGCTAGCGCGAGCCAGATGACCAGCAAGAAGGATAGCAGAATGGAAAACAAGGGCGGTGTAAATAAGACTCaggatattagaatagaaaaCTTTGATGTAGCGTACGGTGATCGAATTTTGTTACAAGGAGCTGATTTAACGCTCGCCTTTGGTAGGCGGTATGGTCTTATCGGGAGAAACGGACTTGGTAAAACTACTTTGTTAAGAATGATATCTag CAAACAATTGAGAATACCGTCTCACGTAAGAGTATTGCACGTGGAGCAAGAAGTCGCCGGCGACGAGACCTCTGCCCTTGAATCTGTATTAGAATGCGACCAAGAGAGAAGTATGTTGCTCAGCAAAGAAGCAGAACTGCAGGCGGCCATAGAAAAGGACGTGAAGGCGAGGGATACGTTGGGTGAAGAATTAGCTAGAGTATACGAAGCGATGCAGCTAGCCGAAGTAGATAAAGCGCCCGCTAGAGCCAGTACGATATTAACAGGTCTCGGATTCACCGTTGAAAGACAATCATGGCCGACGAAAGCCTTCTCAGGCGGTTGGAGAATGAGACTCGCCCTCGCGCGTGCCCTGTTCTCCAGGCCCGACCTTCTGTTACTCGACGAACCTACGAACATGCTTGACATTAAAGCGATACTTTGGTTAGAAAAGTATTTACAATCGTGGCCTACTACGTTGCTCGTAGTCTCTCACGATAGAAACTTTTTAGACACG GTACCCACGGatatattatatttgaaagGGCAAAAGATAGAGGCGTACCGCGGCAATTACGAACAGTTCTCGAAAACCAAAGGGGAACGCGAGAGAAATCAACAGAGAGAATACGAAGCGCAGCAAGCGAAGAGAGCGCACGTACAGGAATTCATCGACCGATTCCGATACAACGCGAATCGCGCTTCTAGTGTACAGAGTAAAATAAAGATGTTAAACAAACT GGAAGAATTGAAACCAATGGAGAAAGAAGGAGAAGTAACGCTTCGCTTCCCGGATGTCGAGCCATTAAGTCCTCCGATATTGCAACTCAACGAAGTGTCCTTCAGCTACACCGGAGGCAGCGACGAATCGTACATACTCAGGGGCGTGAATTTAACGGCCGGCTTGCAATCTCGCATTTGCATCGTAGGGGAGAACGGAGCGGGTAAAACTAcgcttttaaaaataataaccgGCGCGTTGAGCCCGACCCGGGGCACCGTGCACGTTCATCGAAATTTGAAGTTCGGATACTTCAGCCAACATCACGTGGATCAATTGGACATGCAGTCGTGTCCTGTTGAATTGTTGCAGAAACATTTTCCAG GAAAACCGGTTGAAGAATATAGAAGAATGCTTGGAAGTTTTGGAGTAAGCGGTAAATTAGCTTTACAGTCTATCAGCTCTTTATCAGGTGGACAGAAATCGAGGGTTGCGTTCGCGTTGATGTCCGCCGCTACGCCAAACTTTTTAGTACTCGACGAGCCTACGAATCATCTTGATATCGAGTCGATCGAGGCTCTAGGAAAAGCATTAAATACCTGCCAA GCGGGCGTGATATTAGTTTCCCACGATGAAAGATTAATTCGCATGGTGTGCACTGAACTCTGGGTATGCACACAGGGTTCCGTACGGTGTATCGAAGGAGGTTTCGACGAGTACCGTAGGATCATTGAAAAGGAACTCGAAGTTTAA
- the LOC114877999 gene encoding ATP-binding cassette sub-family F member 3 isoform X2, whose translation MRQICVKLLEMLKGNSHDENEERKKNGVNKVLNAPIHLGSMAATLEAQVEQIKSIWVTTRDDAMKVDAKKLEKAEAKLQQKQEKRNNNESTGRVNTVSCGIESASASQMTSKKDSRMENKGGVNKTQDIRIENFDVAYGDRILLQGADLTLAFGRRYGLIGRNGLGKTTLLRMISSKQLRIPSHVRVLHVEQEVAGDETSALESVLECDQERSMLLSKEAELQAAIEKDVKARDTLGEELARVYEAMQLAEVDKAPARASTILTGLGFTVERQSWPTKAFSGGWRMRLALARALFSRPDLLLLDEPTNMLDIKAILWLEKYLQSWPTTLLVVSHDRNFLDTVPTDILYLKGQKIEAYRGNYEQFSKTKGERERNQQREYEAQQAKRAHVQEFIDRFRYNANRASSVQSKIKMLNKLEELKPMEKEGEVTLRFPDVEPLSPPILQLNEVSFSYTGGSDESYILRGVNLTAGLQSRICIVGENGAGKTTLLKIITGALSPTRGTVHVHRNLKFGYFSQHHVDQLDMQSCPVELLQKHFPGKPVEEYRRMLGSFGVSGKLALQSISSLSGGQKSRVAFALMSAATPNFLVLDEPTNHLDIESIEALGKALNTCQAGVILVSHDERLIRMVCTELWVCTQGSVRCIEGGFDEYRRIIEKELEV comes from the exons ATGAG GCAAATATGCGTgaaattattggaaatgcTGAAAGGCAATTCGCACGACGAAaacgaggaaaggaaaaagaatggTGTGAATAAAGTATTAAACGCGCCTATTCATTTAGGATCAATGGCTGCCACTTTAGAAGCTCAAGTAGAACAGATAAAAAGTATATGGGTTACTACTAGAGACGATGCCatg aAAGTAGACGCTAAGAAATTGGAGAAGGCGGAGGCAAAGTTACAGCAGAAACAAGAGAAACGAAATAACAATGAATCAACTGGACGCGTTAATACAGTTAGCTGTGGCATAGAATCAGCTAGCGCGAGCCAGATGACCAGCAAGAAGGATAGCAGAATGGAAAACAAGGGCGGTGTAAATAAGACTCaggatattagaatagaaaaCTTTGATGTAGCGTACGGTGATCGAATTTTGTTACAAGGAGCTGATTTAACGCTCGCCTTTGGTAGGCGGTATGGTCTTATCGGGAGAAACGGACTTGGTAAAACTACTTTGTTAAGAATGATATCTag CAAACAATTGAGAATACCGTCTCACGTAAGAGTATTGCACGTGGAGCAAGAAGTCGCCGGCGACGAGACCTCTGCCCTTGAATCTGTATTAGAATGCGACCAAGAGAGAAGTATGTTGCTCAGCAAAGAAGCAGAACTGCAGGCGGCCATAGAAAAGGACGTGAAGGCGAGGGATACGTTGGGTGAAGAATTAGCTAGAGTATACGAAGCGATGCAGCTAGCCGAAGTAGATAAAGCGCCCGCTAGAGCCAGTACGATATTAACAGGTCTCGGATTCACCGTTGAAAGACAATCATGGCCGACGAAAGCCTTCTCAGGCGGTTGGAGAATGAGACTCGCCCTCGCGCGTGCCCTGTTCTCCAGGCCCGACCTTCTGTTACTCGACGAACCTACGAACATGCTTGACATTAAAGCGATACTTTGGTTAGAAAAGTATTTACAATCGTGGCCTACTACGTTGCTCGTAGTCTCTCACGATAGAAACTTTTTAGACACG GTACCCACGGatatattatatttgaaagGGCAAAAGATAGAGGCGTACCGCGGCAATTACGAACAGTTCTCGAAAACCAAAGGGGAACGCGAGAGAAATCAACAGAGAGAATACGAAGCGCAGCAAGCGAAGAGAGCGCACGTACAGGAATTCATCGACCGATTCCGATACAACGCGAATCGCGCTTCTAGTGTACAGAGTAAAATAAAGATGTTAAACAAACT GGAAGAATTGAAACCAATGGAGAAAGAAGGAGAAGTAACGCTTCGCTTCCCGGATGTCGAGCCATTAAGTCCTCCGATATTGCAACTCAACGAAGTGTCCTTCAGCTACACCGGAGGCAGCGACGAATCGTACATACTCAGGGGCGTGAATTTAACGGCCGGCTTGCAATCTCGCATTTGCATCGTAGGGGAGAACGGAGCGGGTAAAACTAcgcttttaaaaataataaccgGCGCGTTGAGCCCGACCCGGGGCACCGTGCACGTTCATCGAAATTTGAAGTTCGGATACTTCAGCCAACATCACGTGGATCAATTGGACATGCAGTCGTGTCCTGTTGAATTGTTGCAGAAACATTTTCCAG GAAAACCGGTTGAAGAATATAGAAGAATGCTTGGAAGTTTTGGAGTAAGCGGTAAATTAGCTTTACAGTCTATCAGCTCTTTATCAGGTGGACAGAAATCGAGGGTTGCGTTCGCGTTGATGTCCGCCGCTACGCCAAACTTTTTAGTACTCGACGAGCCTACGAATCATCTTGATATCGAGTCGATCGAGGCTCTAGGAAAAGCATTAAATACCTGCCAA GCGGGCGTGATATTAGTTTCCCACGATGAAAGATTAATTCGCATGGTGTGCACTGAACTCTGGGTATGCACACAGGGTTCCGTACGGTGTATCGAAGGAGGTTTCGACGAGTACCGTAGGATCATTGAAAAGGAACTCGAAGTTTAA